A stretch of Pomacea canaliculata isolate SZHN2017 linkage group LG6, ASM307304v1, whole genome shotgun sequence DNA encodes these proteins:
- the LOC112567014 gene encoding uncharacterized protein LOC112567014 encodes MGLVFLVAVLVTVSYLPSSTRAATCAATLCMANSICREILDRSTGVISARCLDPKFYPLSGHDQICTDGQPLWIVTNNRGYAEAACGRVVDRTTCPSGYTCVIAPNDAYSLCCPSFR; translated from the exons ATGGGTTTGGTGTTCCTTGTCGCTGTGCTG gTGACGGTGTCATACCTGCCATCCTCTACCCGAGCAGCCACCTGTGCTGCAACA CTTTGTATGGCCAACTCCATTTGTCGAGAAATTCTGGATAGAAGTACAGGTGTCATTTCTGCACGCTGCCTtg ACCCAAAGTTCTATCCTCTGAGCGGACATGACCAGATATGCACTGATGGTCAGCCATTGTGGATTGTCACCAACAACAGAGGCTACGCGGAGGCTGCGTGTGGACGAGTGGTTGACAGAACCACGTGTCCAAGTGGATACACGTGTGTCATCGCACCCAACGACGCCTACTCCCTGTGCTGTCCGAGTTTTA GATGA